Proteins encoded together in one Bos javanicus breed banteng chromosome 6, ARS-OSU_banteng_1.0, whole genome shotgun sequence window:
- the LOC133249805 gene encoding ragulator complex protein LAMTOR5-like yields MEATLQQCLEDTMENPCTIGVLCTDLQGLNLGCRRTLSDEHAGVISVLAQQAAKLTSYPTGISVVCLESDNGNIMLQKHDGITVAVYKMAS; encoded by the coding sequence ATGGAGGCTACCTTGCAGCAGTGCTTGGAGGACACAATGGAGAATCCATGTACTATTGGAGTCCTGTGCACAGATTTACAAGGACTCAATCTGGGCTGCCGCAGAACCCTGTCAGATGAGCATGCTGGGGTGATATCTGTTCTAGCCCAGCAAGCAGCTAAGCTAACCTCATACCCCACTGGTATTTCTGTGGTGTGTCTAGAATCAGATAATGGGAATATTATGCTCCAGAAACACGATGGCATCACAGTGGCAGTGTACAAAATGGCCTCCTGA